One Dreissena polymorpha isolate Duluth1 chromosome 9, UMN_Dpol_1.0, whole genome shotgun sequence genomic window carries:
- the LOC127843602 gene encoding uncharacterized protein LOC127843602: MLTNIFNVKEWLRDAIQVSVLGISEPLHYRFLRVDNCIKVSYKGSHKSAWTDFESTILKCMPTGRPNIVKPNYENIEFDKVLKQIRELQVLFKNQSAVEIWDSFVFRIKQNEEQRNPIWILDTLPRQTANQNKCSCCNSEQRLPEEIERLLEKDARDPKLKLVKKRKQPLEERSTKSQQSILNKDKRKGGKKRLTELTSRQPVVYFFTNYRKRKSTEIRQIIFILCFVGVLALYGCLLFCLFCISFIAYQSIIVIFFLQNKYMIDRLLKAIMLDALRGHLLYYATISNSLLCEHLMLPCQI; the protein is encoded by the exons ATGCTCACGAACATTTTCAATGTCAAGGAGTGGTTGAGGGATGCTATACAGGTTTCAGTTTTAGGGATAAGTGAACCATTGCACTACAGATTTCTGAGAGTGGACAATTGTATTAAAGTTTCATACAAAGGATCACACAAAAGTGCATGGACTGACTTTGAATCgacaattttaaaatgtatgccAACTGGTAGACCTAACATTGTTAAAccaaattatgaaaacattgaatttgacaaagttttaaaacaaataagagaacttcaagttttatttaaaaatcaatcgGCAGTTGAAATCTGGGATTCATTTGTGTTCAGAATAAAGCAAAATGAGGAACAAAGAAATCCAATATGGATATTAGATACTTTACCCAGACAAACGGCAAATCAAAACAAATGCTCGTGCTGCAACAGTGAACAACGTCTTCCAGAGGAAATTGAACGCCTTCTTGAAAAGGATGCAAGAGATCCAAAG TTGAAGCTGGTGAAAAAAAGAAAACAGCCATTAGAAGAACGGTCTACCAAGAGTCAGCAGTCCATTCTTAATAAGg aCAAACGCAAGGGTGGTAAGAAGAGGTTAACAGAACTGACCTCAAGGCAGCCGgtggtttatttttttacaaactatagGAAAAGGAAATCTACTGAAATTAgacaaattattttcattttgtgttttgttggtgTTTTGGCTTTGTATGGCTGCCTTTTGTTCTGTCTTTTTTGCATTTCCTTTATTGCATACCAGagcataattgttattttttttcttcaaaacaagTACATGATAGACAGGCTGCTGAAGGCCATCATGTTGGACGCTTTGAGAGGGCATCTTCTTTATTATGCCACTATTTCTAACAGTTTGTTATGTGAACATTTGATGTTACCCTGTCAAATTTGA